In Miscanthus floridulus cultivar M001 chromosome 5, ASM1932011v1, whole genome shotgun sequence, one genomic interval encodes:
- the LOC136450739 gene encoding alpha-glucan phosphorylase, H isozyme-like: MPEIKCGAAEKVKPAASPSAEKPADIAGNISYHAQYNPHFSPTAFGPEQAFYATAESVRDHLIQRWNETYLHFHKTDPKQTYYLSMEYLQGRALTNAVGNLGITGAYAEAVKKFGYELEALAGQEKDAALGNGGLGRLASCFLDSMATLNLPAWGYGLRYRYGLFKQHIAKEGQEEIAEDWLDKFSPWEIPRHDVVFPVRFFGHVEILPDGSRKWLGGEVLKALAYDVPIPGYKTKNAISLRLWEAKATAEDFNLFQFNDGQYESAAQLHARAQQICAVLYPGDATEEGKLLRLKQQFFLCSASLQDMIARFKERKSGRVSGKWSEFPTKVAVQLNDTHPTLAIPELMRLLMDEEGLGWDEAWDITYRTISYTNHTVLPEALEKWSQIVMRKLLPRHMEIIEEIDKRFRELVISKHKEMEGKIDSMKVLDSLNPQKPVVRMANLCVVSSHTVNGVAELHSNILKQELFADYVSIWPTKFQNKTNGITPRRWLRFCNPELSEIVTKWLKSDQWTSNLDLLTGLRKFADDEKLHAEWAAAKLSCKKRLAKHVLDVTGVTIDPTSLFDIQIKRIHEYKRQLLNILGAVYRYKKLKEMSAEERQKVTPRTVMLGGKAFATYTNAKRIVKLVNDVGAVVNNDPEVNKYLKVVFIPNYNVSVAEVLIPGSELSQHISTAGMEASGTSNMKFSLNGCVIIGTLDGANVEIREEVGEDNFFLFGAKADQIAGLRKDRENGLFKPDPRFEEAKQLIRSGAFGSYDYEPLLDSLEGNSGFGRGDYFLVGYDFPSYIDAQDRVDAAYKDKKWIKMSILNTAGSGKFSSDRTIAQYAKEIWDIKASPVA, translated from the exons ATGCCGGAGATCAAGTGCGGCGCGGCCGAGAAGGTGAAGCCGGCGGCGAGCCCGTCGGCCGAGAAGCCCGCGGACATCGCCGGCAACATCTCCTACCACGCGCAGTACAACCCCCACTTCTCGCCGACCGCGTTCGGGCCGGAGCAGGCCTTCTACGCCACCGCCGAGAGCGTCCGCGACCACCTCATCCAG AGATGGAACGAGACGTACTTGCATTTCCACAAGACGGATCCGAAGCAGACGTACTACCTGTCCATGGAGTACCTGCAGGGCCGCGCGCTCACCAACGCCGTCGGCAACCTCGGCATCACCGGGGCCTATGCTGAGGCCGTGAAGAAGTTCGGCTACGAGCTCGAGGCCCTCGCGGGACAG GAAAAAGATGCAGCTCTAGGAAATGGTGGCTTGGGTAGGCTTGCATCTTGCTTTTTGGATTCAATGGCAACATTGAATTTGCCTGCTTGGGGCTATGGCCTGCGTTACCGATATGGACTGTTCAAACAACACATTGCCAAGGAGGGTCAGGAAGAAATTGCAGAAGATTGGCTTGAT aAATTCAGCCCCTGGGAGATTCCCAGGCATGATGTGGTGTTCCCTGTCAGATTTTTCGGCCATGTTGAGATTTTGCCTGATGGCTC TCGGAAATGGCTCGGAGGAGAAGTCCTGAAGGCTTTAGCATATGATGTGCCAATCCCTGGATACAAGACAAAAAATGCAATCAGCCTTCGTCTTTGGGAAGCAAAAGCTACCGCTGAAGATTTCAACTTATTTCAATTCAATGATGGTCAATATGAGTCAGCTGCCCAACTTCATGCTAGGGCCCAACAG ATATGTGCCGTTCTTTATCCCGGTGATGCTACAGAAGAAGGAAAGCTTCTAAGGCTGAAGCAACAGTTTTTCCTTTGCAGTGCATCACTTCAG GATATGATTGCCAGATTTAAAGAAAGGAAATCTGGCAGAGTTTCAGGGAAGTGGAGTGAGTTCCCTACTAAAGTTGCTGTTCAACTGAATGACACCCACCCTACTCTTGCCATCCCTGAGCTAATGAGGTTACTTATGGATGAGGAGGGACTTGGTTGGGATGAAGCTTGGGACATAACATATAG GACAATTTCCTACACCAATCATACAGTTCTTCCTGAAGCTCTTGAAAAATGGTCACAAATTGTGATGAGGAAATTACTTCCACGACACATGGAAATTATTGAGGAAATTGACAAGCGG TTCAGAGAATTGGTAATCTCCAAACATAAGGAAATGGAGGGAAAGATCGATTCAATGAAAGTTTTAGATAGCTTGAATCCCCAGAAGCCAGTTGTGCGCATGGCAAATTTGTGTGTGGTGTCTTCTCATACG GTGAATGGAGTGGCTGAGTTGCATAGCAACATTTTGAAGCAAGAACTATTTGCAGATTATGTCTCTATATGGCCTACCAAATTCCAGAACAAAACTAATGGAATCACGCCTCGAAGATGGCTCCGGTTTTGTAACCCTGAGTTGAGTGAAATAGTCACAAAATGGCTAAAGTCAGATCAGTGGACAAGTAATCTTGATCTGCTTACTGGACTTCGCAAA TTTGCAGATGATGAAAAGCTTCATGCTGAGTGGGCAGCAGCCAAGTTATCTTGCAAGAAGCGCCTAGCCAAACATGTGTTGGATGTGACAGGTGTTACGATTGATCCAACTAGCCTTTTCGATATACAGATTAAGCGCATACATGAGTACAAGAGACAGCTCCTAAACATATTGGGAGCTGTTTACAGATACAAAAAATTAAAG GAAATGAGTGCAGAAGAGAGGCAGAAGGTTACACCACGCACTGTCATGCTAGGAGGGAAAGCGTTTGCAACATACACTAATGCCAAAAGAATAGTGAAATTGGTAAATGATGTTGGTGCTGTTGTGAACAATGATCCTGAAGTTAACAAATATCTGAAG GTTGTCTTTATCCCGAATTACAATGTATCAGTTGCTGAAGTGCTTATTCCTGGTAGCGAATTGTCACAGCATATTAGTACTGCTGGTATGGAAGCAAGTGGAACAAGCAACATGAAATTCTCTCTGAATGGTTGCGTTATCATTGGCACCCTTGATGGAGCTAATGTTGAAATAAGAGAGGAGGTAGGAGAAGATAATTTCTTCCTTTTCGGTGCCAAAGCTGATCAGATTGCTGGGCTGAGGAAGGACAGAGAAAATGGCCTG TTCAAACCAGACCCACGTTTTGAAGAAGCCAAGCAGCTTATAAGGAGTGGCGCTTTTGGCAGCTATGACTATGAACCTCTCTTGGATTCCCTTGAAGGGAATTCTGGATTTGGGCGTGGTGATTATTTCCTTGTTGGCTATGACTTCCCAAGCTACATTGATGCACAGGACCGGGTGGACGCAGCCTACAA GGATAAGAagtggatcaagatgtccatCTTGAACACAGCTGGGAGTGGCAAATTCAGCAGCGATCGCACCATCGCCCAGTATGCCAAGGAGATATGGGACATCAAAGCTAGCCCTGTTGCGTGA
- the LOC136450741 gene encoding calmodulin-binding receptor-like cytoplasmic kinase 2: MQAARNRTSTTGRGGFSGFNSEFQSDPGFSWASTYTPRSRIVNTKARSSISFRERVAALFGSWANCFTPRSEIKEAHENPPIERQDVSASPISRISSTSSTSNNIQNISRQRGDSSQTKSWQEQFSFQEICQATSNFSEQNKIGLGNFGTVYKAKLRDGSIIAVKRATKMHGGHLSAEFRSEIQMLSKVEHLNLVKFLGYVEYEDERLILVEYISNGTLRQHLDGSKGEPLEFAQRLNIAVDIVHAIAYLHGYTDHPIIHRDIKSSNILLTEQLRAKVADFGFARLAPENPEATHVSTLVKGTAGYVDPEYLRTSQLTDRSDVYSFGVLLVELITGRRPIERGRGRGRGRHQRLTTEWALRKCREGFAVVVMDPRMRRTSAVVAAVEKVMALAAECTAPDRAARPAMRRCAELLWSVRRDLQQEQQRAAAASAGARRHDGSTYAAPSVTSLRQERFEDLR, translated from the exons ATGCAGGCAGCTCGCAACCGGACATCCACAACCGGCCGTGGAGGTTTCTCTGGCTTCAACAGTGAGTTTCAGTCAGATCCTGGGTTCTCTTGGGCTTCTACCTATACACCTCGTTCCCGTATAGTCAACACGAAGGCCAGGAGCTCAATATCATTCCGGGAAAGAGTTGCTGCACTTTTCGGGTCATGGGCAAACTGCTTCACTCCTCGATCTGAAAtcaaggaagcccatgagaatccTCCAATCGAGCGCCAGGATGTGTCTGCTAGTCCCA TCTCCAGAATTTCATCGACAAGTAGCACAAGCAATAATATACAGAATATATCCAGGCAGAGAGGTGATAGCAGCCAAACAAAGTCCTGGCAAGAACAGTTCTCGTTTCAGGAAATTTGCCAGGCTACTTCAAACTTTAGTGAACAAAACAAAATTGGGTTAGGTAATTTTGGCACTGTGTATAAAGCGAAGCTCAGGGATGGATCCATCATAGCTGTAAAGAGGGCTACTAAG ATGCATGGTGGGCATCTATCTGCAGAGTTCAGAAGTGAAATCCAGATGCTGTCCAAGGTCGAGCATTTGAACTTGGTAAAGTTTCTTGGGTACGTGGAATACGAGGATGAACGCCTAATTCTGGTTGAGTACATCAGTAATGGAACACTCCGTCAACACTTGGATG GGTCAAAAGGGGAACCATTGGAATTTGCACAGCGTCTCAACATCGCTGTTGACATAGTTCATGCCATTGCCTACTTACATGGTTATACAG ATCACCCGATCATCCACCGTGACATCAAGTCGTCCAACATTCTCCTAACAGAGCAACTACGAGCAAAGGTTGCCGATTTTGGCTTCGCACGCCTAGCCCCTGAAAACCCTGAAGCGACCCACGTGTCAACGCTGGTAAAGGGGACGGCCGGATACGTGGACCCTGAGTACCTCCGCACAAGCCAGCTCACCGACCGCAGCGACGTCTACTCCTTCGGCGTCCTTCTCGTCGAGCTCATCACCGGCCGACGCCCTATCGAGCGtggccgcgggcgcgggcgcgggcgccaccAACGCCTCACCACCGAATGG GCGCTGCGCAAGTGCAGAGAGGGCTTCGCAGTGGTGGTGATGGACCCCCGGATGCGGCGGACCAGCGCTGTCGTGGCAGCGGTGGAGAAGGTCATGGCGCTGGCGGCCGAGTGCACGGCTCCGGATCGCGCCGCACGGCCAGCAATGCGGCGCTGCGCCGAGTTGCTCTGGTCCGTGAGACGCGACTTGCAGCAGGAGCAGCAGCGCGCGGCGGCCGCGAGCGCAGGAGCGAGGCGGCACGATGGCTCGACGTACGCAGCGCCGTCGGTTACGAGTCTGAGGCAGGAAAGGTTCGAGGACTTGAGATGA
- the LOC136453551 gene encoding small ubiquitin-related modifier 1-like has product MSTPPPPPSPSNVGHGDKKERGKGAEEESPGMATKTLKAEAGKDGGALINIKVHSQTADDVFFHIKRGVKLRRLMDMYYGKHSLHPKAVLFLDPHGHYIRPNQTPDEVGLEDGDTIDIMLT; this is encoded by the coding sequence ATGtcgacgccgccaccgccgccgtcgccgtccaaCGTAGGGCACGGGGACAAGAAGGAGAGGGGTAAGGGAGCTGAGGAGGAGAGTCCGGGTATGGCCACGAAGACGCTGAAGGCCGAGGCGGGCAAGGACGGTGGTGCCCTCATCAACATCAAGGTGCACAGCCAGACCGCGGATGACGTCTTCTTCCACATCAAGCGCGGCGTGAAGCTGCGGCGGCTCATGGACATGTACTACGGCAAGCACTCGCTCCACCCCAAGGCCGTCCTATTCCTAGACCCTCACGGCCACTACATCCGGCCCAACCAGACGCCCGACGAGGTCGGCCTCGAAGACGGCGACACGATCGATATCATGCTCACATAG